In Mastigocladopsis repens PCC 10914, a single window of DNA contains:
- a CDS encoding P-II family nitrogen regulator → MKKVEAIIRPFKLDEVKIALVNAGIVGMTVSEVRGFGRQKGQTERYRGSEYTVEFLQKLKVEIVVEDSQVDMVVDKIIAAARTGEIGDGKIFISPVEQVVRIRTGEKNTEAV, encoded by the coding sequence ATGAAAAAAGTAGAAGCTATTATTCGCCCTTTTAAGCTTGATGAGGTGAAGATTGCCCTCGTCAATGCTGGTATAGTTGGCATGACTGTTTCTGAAGTCCGGGGTTTTGGAAGGCAGAAGGGTCAAACTGAACGCTATCGCGGTTCTGAGTACACTGTTGAGTTTTTGCAAAAACTGAAAGTGGAAATTGTTGTTGAAGATAGTCAGGTTGATATGGTAGTTGATAAAATTATCGCTGCTGCTCGTACTGGTGAAATTGGTGATGGTAAAATTTTCATCTCGCCAGTTGAACAAGTTGTGCGAATTCGTACTGGTGAAAAGAATACAGAAGCTGTTTAG
- the pyrE gene encoding orotate phosphoribosyltransferase, with protein MTYQAETLTHSSVWTATTDLVTLRQHLLDLFCQLAYQEGDFVLSSGQRSSYYINGKQVTLHPQGALAIGRILLSLLPLETQAVAGLTLGADPIVSAVSVVSAYENRPIPALIIRKEAKGHGTKAYIEGPSLPEGAKVVVLEDVVTTGQSAMKAVERLRAANYTINQVIALVDRQQGGAEFYQQAGLQFEALFQIEEIQQRYRQIGTGK; from the coding sequence ATGACGTATCAAGCCGAAACCCTTACTCATTCTAGTGTCTGGACAGCGACTACTGATTTAGTAACCCTGCGCCAACACTTACTAGATTTATTTTGTCAACTGGCATATCAAGAAGGTGATTTTGTCCTCTCTTCCGGACAGCGTAGTTCTTACTATATCAACGGCAAGCAGGTAACACTCCATCCTCAAGGTGCGTTGGCAATTGGTCGTATTCTCCTATCACTGCTGCCATTAGAAACCCAAGCAGTGGCCGGTTTAACATTAGGAGCAGATCCGATTGTGAGCGCCGTAAGTGTGGTTTCTGCCTATGAAAACCGACCGATACCAGCACTGATTATTCGCAAAGAAGCCAAGGGACACGGAACGAAGGCATATATTGAAGGTCCCAGTTTGCCGGAAGGTGCAAAAGTGGTGGTTTTGGAAGATGTGGTCACAACCGGACAATCTGCCATGAAAGCAGTTGAAAGGTTAAGAGCAGCAAATTATACCATCAATCAAGTTATTGCACTAGTAGACCGCCAGCAAGGGGGAGCAGAGTTTTACCAACAAGCCGGGTTGCAGTTTGAGGCGCTGTTTCAAATTGAGGAGATTCAACAGCGATATCGACAAATAGGAACTGGGAAATAA
- a CDS encoding DedA family protein, whose translation MLEWITNTINSLGYWGIALLMFLENLFPPIPSELIMPLAGYTSNLPGAKLNVIGVFFAGLLGSVAGALIWYYPGKLFGERRLHTWADKYGKWLTISSKDITKAKRWFDQQGSKAVFIGRLVPGVRTLISVPAGMSNMHLLPFLIYSTLGSAVWVGLLTYSGYALGSQYELVEKYLDPVSKIVLAVLILAFVVWVIKRKQKNRRR comes from the coding sequence ATGCTTGAATGGATAACCAATACTATTAACTCCTTAGGCTACTGGGGAATAGCTCTGCTGATGTTTCTAGAAAACCTATTTCCCCCCATTCCTTCAGAACTGATAATGCCCTTGGCAGGATATACATCAAATCTACCAGGGGCTAAACTCAATGTCATAGGTGTATTTTTTGCAGGACTGTTGGGTTCGGTAGCAGGCGCACTCATCTGGTACTATCCTGGTAAATTATTCGGTGAAAGGCGCTTGCACACTTGGGCTGACAAATACGGTAAGTGGTTAACTATATCTAGCAAAGATATTACTAAGGCAAAGCGCTGGTTTGACCAGCAAGGTAGCAAAGCAGTTTTTATTGGTCGCCTTGTACCGGGAGTCCGCACATTGATTTCCGTTCCCGCAGGCATGAGCAATATGCACTTGCTGCCATTTTTAATTTACTCGACTTTGGGTAGCGCTGTATGGGTTGGTTTGCTAACATACTCAGGATATGCGTTGGGTAGTCAGTATGAACTAGTGGAAAAGTACCTAGATCCTGTATCTAAAATTGTGCTGGCAGTTCTGATCCTGGCATTTGTTGTCTGGGTAATCAAGCGTAAGCAAAAAAACAGGAGAAGATAA
- the pip gene encoding prolyl aminopeptidase has product MQELYPPIEPYKEGNLKVSDLHTIHFEESGNPKGKPIVLLHGGPGGGCPPFYRQYFNPEKWRLVMFDQRGCGKSRPHAELRENTTWDLVNDIEKLRSHLGIEKWVVFGGSWGSTLSLAYSQTHPSRCRGLILRGIFMLRQKELRWFYQEGASYIFPDAWEEYLKPIPTDEHEDLLTAYYKRLTSPDSQTRLEAARAWSIWEARTSRLFPDTQLMQKFGETEFAEAFARIECHYFNNKGFFERENQLLSNVDRIRHIPAVIIQGRYDVVCPMISAWELHRAWEQAEFVVIPDAGHSMSEPGIRTALIEATDKFADLE; this is encoded by the coding sequence ATGCAAGAACTTTACCCACCCATAGAACCTTACAAAGAAGGCAATTTAAAGGTTTCTGACCTCCATACGATTCATTTTGAAGAATCAGGCAACCCAAAGGGCAAGCCGATTGTTTTGCTACATGGAGGACCTGGTGGTGGATGTCCGCCCTTTTATCGACAATATTTCAATCCAGAAAAATGGCGTCTTGTGATGTTTGACCAACGCGGTTGTGGTAAAAGTAGACCTCATGCAGAACTGCGGGAAAACACCACTTGGGATTTGGTCAATGACATTGAAAAGCTGCGATCGCATTTAGGTATAGAAAAGTGGGTGGTATTTGGGGGCAGTTGGGGTAGTACTCTATCATTAGCCTACAGTCAAACCCATCCCTCCCGATGCAGGGGATTGATTCTACGTGGCATATTCATGTTGAGACAAAAAGAATTGCGCTGGTTCTACCAAGAGGGGGCTAGCTATATTTTTCCTGACGCTTGGGAAGAATATTTAAAACCAATTCCAACAGATGAACATGAGGATTTGCTGACAGCTTATTACAAACGTTTGACTAGTCCAGATTCACAAACTAGGTTAGAAGCAGCGCGTGCTTGGTCAATTTGGGAAGCTCGTACAAGTCGATTGTTCCCAGACACACAACTTATGCAAAAGTTTGGTGAAACTGAATTTGCAGAAGCATTTGCACGCATTGAGTGTCATTATTTTAATAATAAGGGATTTTTTGAACGAGAAAATCAATTACTTTCAAATGTTGACCGCATCCGCCACATTCCTGCTGTGATTATTCAGGGACGTTATGATGTAGTTTGTCCGATGATATCAGCATGGGAATTACATCGTGCTTGGGAGCAAGCAGAATTTGTTGTTATCCCTGATGCTGGACATTCGATGAGTGAACCAGGAATTCGCACTGCCTTAATTGAGGCAACAGATAAGTTTGCAGACTTAGAATGA
- a CDS encoding phosphoglucomutase/phosphomannomutase family protein — MPVTANTIKFGTDGWRGVIGDEFTFERVAIVAPLAAKVLLDTYGQEVGNRKIIVGHDRRFMAEEFASKVADVVSAAGFDVLLTDNYAPTPAFSWAAKQQNALGALVITASHNPGKYLGLKVKGAFGGSVPPEVTKQIEELLTAESAPPESTPNNIQKFNPWRSYCEALEGKVNIAKIRNALAAGKLTVFADVMHGAAAGGLAMLLGNEVKEINSNRDPLFGGGAPEPLPKYLSQLFEVIGHHRETNPGGLAVGLVFDGDSDRIAAVDGEGNFLSSQILIPILIDHLTLRRGFQGEVVKTVSGSDLMPRVAALHNLSVFETPVGYKYIADRMLEQKVLLGGEESGGIGYGSHIPERDALLSALYVLEAIVESGLDLGDYYRHLQEQTGFTSAYDRIDLPLSSMEVRSRLLQQLQTQPLTEIAGKAVIDCQTIDGYKFRLADNSWLMIRFSGTEPVLRLYCEAPTLQQVHQTLAWAKDWAE, encoded by the coding sequence ATGCCAGTTACAGCTAATACAATCAAATTTGGTACGGACGGCTGGCGGGGCGTAATTGGCGATGAGTTCACCTTTGAGCGTGTAGCCATAGTTGCGCCACTTGCCGCAAAAGTGTTACTTGATACATACGGACAAGAAGTAGGCAACCGTAAAATAATTGTGGGACACGACCGACGCTTTATGGCAGAAGAGTTTGCCAGTAAAGTCGCCGATGTTGTCTCCGCTGCTGGATTTGATGTGCTGCTGACGGATAATTATGCCCCAACCCCAGCTTTTAGTTGGGCTGCGAAGCAACAAAATGCCTTGGGCGCACTAGTGATAACCGCTAGTCATAATCCAGGTAAATATTTGGGATTAAAAGTTAAAGGCGCTTTTGGTGGTTCCGTACCGCCAGAAGTCACCAAACAAATAGAAGAACTGTTAACTGCTGAATCTGCGCCACCTGAATCAACGCCAAACAACATACAGAAGTTTAACCCCTGGCGCAGTTATTGTGAAGCACTAGAAGGTAAAGTCAATATAGCGAAAATTCGCAATGCCCTAGCCGCAGGCAAACTCACGGTATTTGCTGATGTTATGCATGGCGCTGCTGCTGGTGGACTGGCGATGCTACTTGGCAATGAAGTCAAGGAAATCAATAGCAACCGCGACCCCTTATTTGGTGGCGGCGCACCCGAACCACTGCCTAAATACCTCTCACAGTTATTTGAGGTGATAGGTCATCATCGAGAAACCAATCCAGGAGGTTTGGCGGTGGGATTGGTTTTTGACGGGGACAGCGATCGCATTGCCGCTGTTGATGGAGAAGGTAACTTCCTCAGTTCACAAATCTTAATACCTATATTAATCGACCACTTGACCCTAAGGCGCGGCTTTCAGGGTGAAGTGGTAAAAACCGTGAGTGGTTCTGACTTAATGCCTCGCGTAGCAGCACTGCACAACCTGTCAGTGTTTGAGACACCTGTTGGTTACAAGTACATTGCTGACAGAATGTTAGAACAAAAGGTGTTGCTGGGCGGCGAAGAGTCAGGAGGAATTGGCTACGGAAGTCACATTCCTGAACGCGATGCACTTCTGTCGGCATTGTATGTACTAGAAGCGATTGTGGAATCTGGGCTGGATTTAGGTGACTATTATCGCCACTTGCAAGAACAAACAGGTTTCACTTCCGCATACGATCGCATCGATTTGCCCCTCTCCAGTATGGAAGTGCGATCGCGTCTTTTGCAACAACTGCAAACCCAACCTTTAACAGAAATAGCTGGAAAAGCAGTCATTGATTGCCAAACAATTGACGGCTATAAGTTCCGCCTAGCCGACAACAGTTGGTTAATGATTCGTTTCAGCGGTACCGAACCCGTTTTACGCCTGTACTGCGAAGCCCCGACACTCCAGCAGGTACATCAAACTCTAGCTTGGGCGAAAGATTGGGCAGAATAG
- a CDS encoding ParM/StbA family protein yields the protein MTDQPSAATPMNAAAIPMNRVSASTPINAAPNQPVGNSSGKKILSVDLGRTSTKTCISREPNNVAFVSANVKEMSMEQVRGGVFEARATDPLMDLWLEYQGSGYAVGQLAADFGANLGVGQSKVEDALVKVLACAGYFKLKDDISVILGLPYLSQEQFEKEKAQIISQLNGPHVMNFRGEPVSLNITKVWVMPEGYGSLLWCEAQPKKGAAMPDFTKVSVAIVDIGHQTTDCLMIDNFRFARGASKSEDFGMSKFYELVAAEIEGADSQSLSLIAAVNRIKGDRFYRPRGASKPTNLDDFLPNLIEMFSREICNRVLAWLPERVTDVVLTGGGGEFFWEDVQRLLKEAKINAHLASPSRQANALGQYIYGEAQLSSARSSRA from the coding sequence ATGACAGACCAACCTTCCGCCGCTACCCCGATGAACGCCGCTGCTATCCCAATGAATAGAGTTTCGGCATCTACTCCAATAAATGCTGCTCCCAATCAGCCAGTTGGTAACAGTTCGGGGAAAAAGATTCTCAGTGTTGACTTAGGTAGAACTTCTACAAAAACTTGTATTAGCCGCGAGCCTAATAATGTGGCGTTCGTCTCCGCCAACGTGAAGGAAATGTCGATGGAACAGGTGCGTGGGGGTGTTTTTGAAGCCCGCGCAACCGACCCATTGATGGATCTGTGGCTGGAGTATCAAGGCAGTGGATATGCCGTTGGTCAGCTCGCAGCAGATTTTGGGGCTAATTTAGGTGTAGGTCAATCTAAGGTCGAAGACGCACTGGTAAAGGTCTTGGCTTGCGCTGGCTACTTTAAGCTCAAAGATGATATCTCAGTGATCCTCGGTCTGCCTTACCTTTCCCAAGAGCAATTTGAAAAGGAAAAAGCACAGATCATCAGCCAACTGAATGGTCCTCATGTCATGAACTTTCGCGGTGAACCCGTATCGCTAAACATTACCAAGGTTTGGGTCATGCCTGAAGGCTACGGCAGCTTGTTATGGTGTGAGGCTCAACCAAAAAAGGGGGCAGCAATGCCCGATTTTACCAAAGTATCTGTGGCAATTGTTGATATTGGACATCAAACCACGGATTGTTTGATGATTGATAACTTCCGCTTCGCCCGAGGTGCTTCTAAGAGTGAAGATTTCGGTATGAGCAAGTTTTATGAATTGGTTGCTGCCGAAATTGAGGGAGCAGATAGCCAGTCTCTGTCTCTAATTGCCGCAGTAAACCGAATCAAGGGCGATCGCTTTTACCGTCCCAGAGGTGCTAGCAAGCCTACCAATCTGGATGATTTTCTCCCCAATCTCATAGAAATGTTTTCCCGCGAAATCTGTAACCGTGTGCTAGCATGGCTACCAGAGCGCGTTACCGATGTGGTTCTGACCGGAGGAGGTGGAGAATTCTTCTGGGAAGATGTTCAACGCTTGCTTAAAGAAGCAAAAATTAACGCCCATTTAGCTTCACCCTCTCGGCAAGCAAATGCTTTGGGACAATACATTTATGGAGAGGCACAGTTATCGTCCGCTCGCTCTTCTAGGGCTTAA
- a CDS encoding hemolysin family protein, with product MSGFPSLSWTDVGLRLLSVLLLIAINAFFVTAEFSMVTVRRSRIHQLVEAGDIQAIAVEVLQHSIDRLLSTTQLGITLSSLALGWIGESTIVVLVKSGLLSLPLPRGMSTVIAHSLSIPIAFFFIAYLQIVLGELCPKSLAMLYSEELARFLGPSIKATVRFFNPFIWVLNQSTRWLLRLFGIEYTGQSWRPPVTPEELQLIISTERESIGLQAEERELLKNVFEFGDETVQAVMVPRTSIIALAKNTTFQTFVQEIVATGHSCYPVIGDSLDDIRGIVYFKDLAKPLAMGKLTLETQIQPWMRPARFVPEHTPLNELLLMMQQEQPTMVMVVDEFGGTVGLVTIQDVTAQIIGDPGEPDSTNDLLIKILNEQTFLVQAQIILEDLNEILHLNLPLNKEYQTLGGFLLYQLQKVPTLNEILRYENLEFTVVSVTGPRLHQIQIRRLEE from the coding sequence GTGAGTGGTTTTCCTAGCTTAAGTTGGACAGACGTGGGGCTGCGATTGTTGTCAGTGCTCCTGCTGATTGCTATCAATGCCTTTTTTGTGACAGCAGAGTTTTCTATGGTGACAGTGCGGCGATCGCGCATCCATCAACTGGTGGAGGCTGGGGACATTCAGGCGATCGCTGTTGAAGTGCTGCAACACAGTATTGATCGATTATTATCAACAACTCAATTAGGCATTACTCTTTCTAGTTTGGCATTAGGATGGATTGGAGAAAGTACGATAGTTGTGCTCGTGAAATCAGGGCTACTATCTTTACCTTTACCTAGAGGGATGAGTACTGTCATAGCTCATTCCCTATCAATCCCCATAGCCTTTTTTTTCATAGCCTATTTACAAATCGTTTTAGGAGAACTTTGTCCTAAATCACTCGCTATGCTTTATTCAGAAGAGCTGGCAAGATTTTTAGGACCATCGATCAAAGCAACTGTCAGATTTTTCAACCCTTTTATTTGGGTTCTCAATCAATCAACTCGCTGGCTATTGCGACTTTTTGGCATCGAATACACAGGTCAAAGCTGGAGACCACCTGTTACACCAGAAGAATTACAACTCATTATTTCCACAGAACGCGAATCCATTGGGTTGCAGGCGGAAGAGCGAGAACTGCTAAAAAACGTTTTTGAGTTTGGAGACGAGACAGTACAAGCAGTCATGGTTCCCCGTACCAGCATTATAGCGTTGGCAAAAAACACCACCTTCCAGACTTTTGTCCAGGAAATAGTAGCCACAGGTCACTCTTGCTACCCTGTCATTGGAGACTCTCTAGACGATATTCGTGGTATTGTTTACTTCAAAGATTTGGCAAAACCATTGGCTATGGGGAAACTCACGTTAGAAACACAAATCCAGCCTTGGATGCGCCCCGCAAGGTTTGTGCCAGAACATACCCCCTTAAATGAACTCTTGCTAATGATGCAGCAAGAGCAACCAACTATGGTGATGGTGGTAGATGAATTTGGTGGTACTGTGGGACTGGTCACAATCCAAGATGTCACCGCTCAAATCATTGGCGATCCAGGCGAACCCGACAGTACCAACGATTTGCTCATTAAAATTTTAAACGAGCAGACATTTCTAGTGCAGGCTCAGATTATCCTGGAAGACCTCAATGAGATTTTGCATCTCAATTTGCCCTTAAACAAAGAATACCAAACTTTAGGGGGCTTCTTACTTTACCAATTGCAGAAAGTTCCCACCCTTAACGAAATTTTACGCTATGAAAATCTAGAATTCACTGTTGTGTCAGTCACTGGACCACGCCTGCATCAAATTCAGATACGACGGTTGGAGGAGTAG
- a CDS encoding Gfo/Idh/MocA family protein, producing MRVKNRSMSAGEQNGQAQRNYPRPIRIGVIGVGNMGQHHVRVLSSMKDVELVGVADINIERGLETASKHKVRFFEDYCDLLPHVEAVCVAVPTRLHYAVGINCLLAGIHVLIEKPIAASISEAESLVNAAAETGCILQVGHIERFSPAFQELSKVLKTEEVLALEAHRMSPYSSRANDVSVVLDLMIHDIDLLLELAAAPVVKLTASGNRTLDSGYLDYVTATLGFANGIVATVTASKVTHCKIRRIVAHCKDSFTEADFLRDEILIHRHTNDYRQALYRQDGVIERVYTSNTDKLGAELEHFVNCVRGGNQPSVGGEQALKALRLASLIEQMALEDRVWNPLDWQSEPTRVQSLTPIV from the coding sequence ATACGAGTGAAAAATAGAAGTATGTCAGCAGGAGAACAAAATGGTCAAGCACAGCGCAACTATCCACGACCGATCCGCATAGGCGTGATCGGAGTGGGTAATATGGGACAGCACCACGTCCGCGTACTGAGTTCCATGAAAGACGTTGAACTGGTCGGTGTGGCAGATATTAATATCGAACGAGGGTTGGAAACCGCCAGTAAACACAAGGTACGCTTTTTTGAAGATTATTGCGACTTGCTGCCTCATGTAGAGGCAGTTTGCGTTGCTGTCCCTACCCGCCTGCATTATGCCGTTGGAATCAACTGTCTTTTAGCGGGAATTCATGTTCTGATTGAAAAGCCAATCGCAGCAAGTATATCTGAAGCCGAATCGCTAGTAAATGCTGCTGCCGAGACTGGATGTATTTTACAAGTGGGTCATATAGAGCGCTTTAGTCCAGCATTTCAAGAATTGAGCAAGGTGTTGAAAACTGAAGAAGTGTTGGCCCTAGAGGCACATCGCATGAGTCCATATTCAAGTCGGGCAAACGATGTCTCAGTTGTCTTGGATTTAATGATCCATGACATTGACCTACTTTTGGAATTAGCCGCAGCACCAGTCGTGAAGTTAACGGCTAGTGGTAATCGCACTTTGGACTCTGGTTATTTAGATTATGTGACTGCGACTTTGGGATTTGCCAATGGTATTGTCGCTACTGTGACTGCCAGTAAAGTGACTCACTGCAAAATCCGCCGCATTGTTGCCCATTGTAAAGACTCGTTTACTGAGGCAGATTTTCTAAGAGATGAAATTTTGATTCACCGACATACCAACGATTACCGACAAGCTTTGTACAGGCAGGATGGTGTGATTGAAAGAGTTTACACAAGCAACACCGACAAACTAGGTGCAGAATTGGAGCATTTTGTTAACTGCGTACGCGGTGGAAATCAACCTTCGGTCGGTGGTGAACAAGCGCTCAAAGCCCTAAGATTGGCAAGCTTAATCGAGCAAATGGCTCTAGAAGACCGTGTTTGGAACCCATTGGATTGGCAATCTGAACCAACAAGAGTGCAATCATTGACACCCATAGTGTAA
- the queC gene encoding 7-cyano-7-deazaguanine synthase QueC, producing MKAVILLSGGLDSSTVLYQALADGCKCYAISFDYQQRHRRELHSALAIAQKVEVVDHQVVKFDLRQWGGSALTDDAIDLPQKRPLEEMSQSIPVTYVPARNTIFLSFALAYAETIAAERIYIGVNALDYSGYPDCRPDYIQAMQEVFRLGTKQGREEQPISIVTPLIYLKKTEIIQLGNKLGVPWELTWSCYAGGDISCGVCDSCRLRLAAFAELGLKDPLAYAK from the coding sequence ATGAAAGCTGTCATTCTACTGTCTGGTGGGTTAGATTCTTCCACAGTTCTATACCAAGCGCTAGCCGATGGTTGTAAGTGCTATGCCATTTCCTTTGACTACCAACAGCGACATCGACGAGAGTTACACTCAGCGTTGGCGATCGCTCAGAAAGTTGAGGTGGTAGACCATCAAGTGGTAAAGTTTGATTTGAGGCAGTGGGGCGGTTCGGCACTTACGGATGATGCTATTGATTTACCCCAAAAGCGCCCCCTAGAGGAAATGTCTCAAAGTATCCCTGTCACCTATGTCCCTGCTCGCAATACCATCTTTTTAAGCTTTGCCCTTGCCTATGCCGAAACCATAGCCGCCGAACGTATTTACATAGGCGTTAACGCCTTAGATTACTCTGGGTATCCTGATTGTCGCCCGGATTATATCCAGGCAATGCAGGAAGTGTTTCGTTTAGGAACAAAACAGGGACGTGAAGAACAACCCATTTCCATTGTTACACCCCTGATTTATCTGAAAAAAACTGAAATTATCCAACTTGGCAATAAACTGGGAGTTCCTTGGGAGCTAACATGGTCCTGCTATGCAGGAGGCGATATTTCTTGCGGTGTTTGTGATTCTTGTCGCTTGCGTCTTGCCGCTTTTGCCGAACTAGGATTGAAAGATCCACTGGCTTATGCCAAGTAG
- the rdgB gene encoding RdgB/HAM1 family non-canonical purine NTP pyrophosphatase yields MSKLLVVATGNPGKLREMQAYLADSGWELTLKPEELEIEETGDTFAANACLKASKVAQATGNWAIADDSGLQVDALDGAPGVYSARYGKTDGDRIARVLRELGDTPKRQAQFVCAVAIARPDGTIALESEGVCRGEILPAPRGDGGFGYDPIFYVPEKQLTFAEMTPDLKRSVSHRGKAFAALLQKLKNGSW; encoded by the coding sequence ATGAGTAAATTACTTGTCGTAGCTACAGGAAATCCGGGTAAGTTGCGGGAAATGCAAGCTTACCTGGCTGACTCTGGTTGGGAATTAACCCTCAAGCCCGAAGAATTGGAAATAGAAGAAACCGGAGACACCTTTGCCGCCAATGCCTGCTTGAAAGCATCCAAAGTCGCACAAGCGACGGGAAACTGGGCAATTGCTGATGATTCTGGCTTGCAGGTAGATGCCCTTGATGGCGCACCAGGAGTGTATTCTGCACGTTATGGCAAAACCGATGGCGATCGCATCGCTAGGGTGTTGAGGGAATTGGGCGACACACCAAAACGGCAAGCGCAATTTGTTTGTGCAGTAGCGATCGCTCGTCCAGATGGTACAATTGCTTTAGAATCAGAAGGGGTTTGTCGCGGCGAAATTCTTCCTGCACCGCGTGGTGATGGTGGTTTTGGCTACGATCCAATTTTTTACGTCCCAGAAAAGCAATTGACCTTTGCTGAGATGACACCAGATTTGAAGCGTTCTGTTAGTCATCGGGGCAAGGCTTTTGCTGCTTTACTTCAAAAGTTAAAAAATGGTAGTTGGTAG
- the thiD gene encoding bifunctional hydroxymethylpyrimidine kinase/phosphomethylpyrimidine kinase: MNAETTPKVPVALTIAGSDSGGGAGIQADLRTFAFHCVHGTSAITCVTAQNTLGVMRVDAMPPEAVVAQIRAIYEDIGVQAAKTGMLLNKEIIAAVAQQVEALQIHNLVVDPVMVSRTGAQLIDDDAVKTLRHVLIPKAAIITPNRHEAQILSGLPIHSLDDMRAAAQIIHQNTRAKVVLVKGGGLQGSLRGVDIWFDGHKMETLTTKHIDTKNSHGTGCTLSAAIAAHLALGNDLLTAVRKAKDYVTSALSHSLDIGKGQGPVGHFFPLLIKVTA, translated from the coding sequence ATGAACGCTGAAACAACACCCAAAGTACCCGTTGCTTTGACTATCGCTGGATCTGATAGCGGTGGCGGTGCAGGTATTCAAGCCGATTTACGCACCTTTGCCTTTCATTGCGTCCACGGTACAAGCGCTATAACCTGCGTCACAGCACAAAATACTTTGGGCGTTATGCGGGTTGATGCTATGCCACCAGAGGCTGTGGTGGCGCAAATTCGTGCTATCTATGAAGATATCGGCGTGCAAGCGGCAAAAACAGGAATGTTGCTCAATAAGGAAATCATAGCCGCTGTTGCTCAACAGGTAGAAGCTTTACAAATTCACAACCTAGTGGTTGATCCAGTTATGGTATCCCGCACGGGGGCGCAATTGATTGATGATGACGCCGTGAAAACTCTTCGCCATGTCTTAATCCCCAAGGCTGCTATCATTACACCAAATCGCCACGAAGCCCAAATTTTGAGCGGTTTACCAATTCACTCCTTAGATGATATGAGAGCAGCTGCTCAAATCATTCATCAAAATACACGGGCAAAGGTTGTTTTAGTGAAGGGGGGAGGTCTGCAGGGGAGTTTGCGTGGTGTTGATATCTGGTTCGATGGTCATAAGATGGAAACTTTGACAACAAAACATATAGATACAAAAAATTCTCATGGTACTGGTTGTACCCTCTCAGCGGCGATCGCTGCTCATCTTGCACTTGGAAACGACTTGCTTACAGCAGTGCGAAAGGCAAAAGATTATGTCACTTCTGCACTCTCCCACTCCCTAGATATTGGTAAAGGGCAAGGTCCAGTGGGACACTTCTTTCCACTATTAATTAAAGTAACGGCGTAG